Proteins encoded by one window of Halobacteriovoraceae bacterium:
- a CDS encoding 4Fe-4S dicluster domain-containing protein, with amino-acid sequence MSDERQIIVENPFHTARLKPVRKGKKPPKLLAVVHQSGCTGCEVCIAGCPVDSIELVPGPIPENPEYGQMVEIDLARCIGCQNCSQDCPWETINMYNSEHAFLAWGEETLKSQLYVSEDSVDTMKKNVGNF; translated from the coding sequence ATGAGTGATGAAAGACAGATTATAGTGGAAAACCCTTTTCATACGGCCAGGTTAAAGCCAGTGAGAAAAGGTAAAAAACCACCTAAGCTTTTAGCAGTCGTCCACCAAAGTGGTTGTACAGGGTGTGAGGTCTGTATTGCAGGATGTCCGGTAGATTCTATCGAACTTGTTCCAGGGCCAATTCCTGAAAATCCAGAATATGGACAAATGGTAGAAATTGACCTGGCCAGATGTATTGGTTGCCAAAACTGTTCCCAAGATTGTCCCTGGGAAACTATAAATATGTATAATAGCGAACATGCATTTTTAGCGTGGGGTGAAGAAACTCTAAAGTCGCAACTCTACGTATCTGAAGATTCAGTTGATACAATGAAGAAAAACGTCGGAAATTTTTAA
- a CDS encoding electron transfer flavoprotein subunit beta/FixA family protein: MNIFVCVKQVPDTETKITPNSDGSFIETNSIKWIMNPYDEFAVEQALLIKAANSGSTVTVLRVGGIKDTEALRTAMAMGADESYLVEADDNLDSYRTAKALKGAIEKSGKNPDLILSGKQAIDSDSLQVPQLLAQMLNLPSVSVVVGFEQNGEELTLKREVEGGTIEIYSVKTPCVVACNKGLNTPRYASLPGIMKAKKKPLTQLSLSDVGVTAEDQRVKYSNFQLPPEKPPGKKFETGDNVASVVKEVVGLLRNEAKVI, encoded by the coding sequence ATGAACATTTTTGTATGTGTAAAACAAGTTCCAGATACAGAAACAAAAATAACACCCAATTCAGATGGGAGTTTTATTGAAACTAATTCTATCAAATGGATTATGAATCCTTATGATGAATTTGCTGTAGAACAAGCACTTTTAATTAAGGCCGCAAACTCTGGTTCGACTGTAACTGTTTTAAGAGTTGGCGGAATAAAAGACACTGAAGCCCTTAGAACAGCAATGGCCATGGGAGCAGATGAATCTTACTTGGTTGAAGCAGATGACAATTTAGATTCTTACAGGACTGCAAAGGCCCTAAAAGGTGCCATTGAAAAGTCTGGTAAAAATCCTGATCTCATTCTTTCTGGAAAACAAGCAATAGACTCTGATAGTCTACAAGTTCCTCAGTTACTTGCTCAAATGCTTAATCTTCCCTCGGTCTCAGTCGTTGTTGGTTTTGAACAAAATGGAGAGGAATTAACACTCAAACGTGAAGTTGAGGGTGGAACAATTGAAATTTACTCAGTAAAAACTCCTTGTGTAGTAGCATGTAATAAAGGTCTTAATACACCAAGATATGCTTCTCTGCCCGGAATTATGAAGGCCAAGAAAAAACCACTTACTCAACTAAGTTTAAGCGACGTCGGGGTTACTGCCGAAGATCAGAGAGTAAAATATTCAAATTTTCAACTACCACCTGAAAAACCTCCTGGTAAAAAGTTTGAGACTGGAGATAATGTTGCTTCAGTTGTGAAGGAAGTAGTTGGATTATTAAGAAATGAAGCAAAAGTAATTTAG
- a CDS encoding prolipoprotein diacylglyceryl transferase — protein sequence MLPFIFETKYFILYTYPLIVGIAWGVSYDWTNSVLKRNGVEPVKIKILFFGSFLSAWFGAKLFFLFYSAGNYLQKLSLSFSFWVGGGMVFYGGLIFATLFVFVFSIYLKKIEFKKVSLTLPILAFCHGIGRLACLAAGCCYGSETNFPLTIHLHNANRHPVQLYESICLFVLSYILFQIVKKKSSTSELVLTYFIGYSVIRFLLEFLRGDKIRGIHAYNLSTSQGLSLFIFCLSITFIIFNKNSLKFRSY from the coding sequence TTGCTTCCTTTCATATTTGAAACCAAGTATTTTATTCTCTATACCTATCCACTTATTGTAGGGATCGCATGGGGGGTATCTTATGATTGGACAAATTCAGTTCTAAAAAGAAACGGAGTTGAACCAGTCAAAATCAAAATTTTATTTTTTGGTTCATTTTTAAGTGCTTGGTTTGGTGCAAAGTTGTTTTTTCTTTTTTATTCAGCAGGAAATTATCTTCAAAAACTTTCCTTAAGTTTTTCTTTTTGGGTAGGTGGAGGGATGGTTTTTTATGGAGGATTAATATTTGCAACTCTTTTTGTTTTCGTATTTTCAATATATCTCAAAAAAATTGAATTTAAAAAAGTGTCTTTAACTTTGCCAATTCTCGCCTTTTGTCATGGCATCGGTAGACTCGCTTGTCTAGCAGCTGGTTGTTGTTATGGAAGTGAGACAAATTTCCCCCTGACGATTCATTTACATAATGCAAATCGGCATCCAGTGCAACTTTATGAATCAATTTGTTTGTTTGTTCTTAGTTATATTCTTTTTCAAATAGTTAAAAAAAAATCATCAACGTCTGAATTGGTTTTAACCTATTTTATTGGGTACTCAGTAATTAGATTTTTATTAGAATTTTTACGTGGAGACAAAATTAGAGGGATACACGCCTACAATTTATCTACTTCTCAAGGATTGTCTCTTTTCATTTTTTGTCTATCAATTACTTTTATTATCTTTAATAAAAATAGCCTCAAATTTAGAAGCTATTAA
- the lspA gene encoding signal peptidase II, whose product MKNIWIVSLLATFIILVDQFTKGIIQAKFALGESIKVIDGFFSFTYVRNAGAAFGMAANYNELWRLLLLKIGPVIVVFILIYLIYTHRNKSLWICVSYGLITSGAIGNLIDRFSMDYVVDFLDFYIGSSHFPAFNVADSVINIGVAMILIEELILKKNDKKTKIKEV is encoded by the coding sequence ATGAAAAATATATGGATTGTTTCACTACTCGCAACGTTTATTATTTTAGTTGATCAATTTACCAAAGGTATTATTCAAGCAAAATTCGCTTTGGGAGAATCTATTAAAGTTATAGATGGATTTTTTAGTTTTACTTATGTGAGAAACGCAGGTGCCGCTTTTGGTATGGCCGCAAATTATAACGAATTATGGAGACTATTATTGCTAAAAATTGGGCCCGTTATAGTTGTGTTCATTCTTATATACCTTATCTATACCCACAGGAATAAATCATTATGGATTTGTGTATCTTATGGGCTAATCACATCAGGGGCCATAGGTAATTTAATCGATCGTTTTTCCATGGATTATGTTGTCGACTTTTTGGATTTCTACATTGGTTCATCACATTTTCCTGCTTTTAATGTTGCTGATTCCGTCATTAATATTGGTGTTGCAATGATACTGATAGAAGAACTAATTCTAAAAAAGAATGATAAAAAGACTAAAATTAAAGAGGTGTAG
- a CDS encoding acyl-CoA dehydrogenase family protein, whose protein sequence is MSSFELSTEQKEIKETALKFAKQEMMPKSSEYDKSQQFPIQILQKAWDLGFLNTCIPTEFGGTGFSTLDSVIITECLAYGCLGMNTSIMSNDLALLPIVIGGSSEQKEKFLTPFTQKYLKAAFCLTEPGNGSDAAGIKTHFKEDGNDWVINGEKMWITNAGHADLFVVYGTIDPSLKHKGLSAIVIEKDKIKNGLELGKKEEKMGHRCSDTRSVSFNNLRVPKENMLGKPGDGWKIAMKTLDHSRPLIAASAVGGAQCALDHSKKYALERNQFGVPISKHQAIQFMISEMATKVEAARLLTHKAAWMLDNDIKNTKMASMAKAFAADSFMQIATDAVQIFGGYGYSTEYPVEKLMRDAKLIQIYEGTSQIQRMVIAREEFSSQSEI, encoded by the coding sequence ATGAGTAGTTTCGAGCTTTCTACTGAACAAAAAGAAATAAAAGAAACGGCATTGAAATTTGCAAAACAAGAAATGATGCCTAAAAGCAGTGAATATGACAAATCTCAACAATTCCCCATCCAAATTTTGCAGAAGGCATGGGATTTGGGTTTTCTAAATACATGTATTCCTACTGAGTTTGGTGGCACTGGTTTTTCAACTCTTGACTCTGTAATCATAACGGAATGTTTGGCCTATGGTTGTTTAGGAATGAACACCTCCATTATGTCCAACGATCTCGCACTACTTCCTATCGTAATCGGTGGCAGCAGTGAACAAAAAGAAAAATTTCTCACACCCTTTACGCAAAAATATTTGAAAGCAGCTTTCTGTCTTACTGAACCAGGCAATGGTTCTGACGCAGCTGGCATAAAAACTCATTTTAAAGAAGATGGAAACGATTGGGTTATTAATGGCGAAAAAATGTGGATCACAAATGCTGGACATGCTGATTTGTTTGTTGTTTACGGAACAATTGATCCTTCTCTCAAACATAAAGGTTTATCAGCAATTGTTATCGAAAAAGATAAAATTAAAAACGGTCTGGAGCTAGGTAAAAAAGAAGAAAAAATGGGGCATCGTTGCTCAGATACAAGAAGTGTAAGCTTTAACAATTTAAGAGTGCCAAAAGAAAATATGCTGGGTAAACCTGGAGATGGTTGGAAAATCGCCATGAAAACACTTGATCACTCCCGTCCACTTATTGCAGCTTCTGCTGTCGGAGGAGCACAATGTGCTTTAGATCATTCAAAAAAATATGCCCTAGAACGAAATCAATTTGGAGTCCCAATTTCAAAACATCAGGCCATCCAATTTATGATTTCAGAAATGGCCACAAAGGTTGAAGCAGCGCGACTACTCACCCATAAAGCAGCTTGGATGTTAGATAATGATATTAAAAACACCAAAATGGCATCTATGGCCAAAGCTTTTGCAGCTGATAGCTTTATGCAAATCGCAACAGATGCGGTACAAATATTTGGCGGATACGGTTATAGTACTGAATACCCTGTCGAAAAATTAATGAGAGACGCTAAGCTCATTCAAATTTATGAAGGGACATCTCAAATACAGAGAATGGTAATTGCAAGAGAAGAATTTTCATCTCAAAGTGAAATATAA
- a CDS encoding 4Fe-4S binding protein, translated as MTPHLEINDRCISCDACRLLCPDNAILKIKENYLIEEWACTLCSICIHICPVNCIKLINVDSD; from the coding sequence ATGACACCACATCTTGAAATAAATGACCGATGCATTTCATGTGACGCATGTAGACTACTGTGCCCTGATAATGCCATTTTAAAAATTAAAGAAAACTATCTTATTGAAGAATGGGCCTGTACCCTTTGCAGTATTTGTATCCATATTTGTCCAGTAAACTGTATAAAGCTTATCAATGTGGATAGTGATTAA
- a CDS encoding TIM barrel protein, which translates to MHFERLLFGTAGVPNSTPKKNNPIEGVKQIHGLGLDCMQLEFAHGVRMKEEVSSGLRKISYELGVPLTSHGPYYINLNAREQDKIDSSVERIIQTAKISDLCGAESMTFHAAFYMKDSPFDVFDLVEKSLNVIEERLSRLDIEIELRPELTGKTSQFGSLEELISLTKSVPSCSPCMDFSHLYARTGKYNSKSEFIEILDFLESEIGRDSIDNMHIHISGISSNSKGDLKHLNLGSSDFNWKELMEALKEKNAAGYVVCNSPNLEKDAKMLKDYYLSL; encoded by the coding sequence ATGCATTTTGAACGTTTACTTTTTGGTACTGCTGGTGTTCCAAATTCAACACCCAAAAAGAACAACCCAATTGAGGGTGTGAAACAAATTCATGGACTTGGGCTGGATTGCATGCAATTAGAGTTTGCTCACGGCGTAAGAATGAAAGAAGAAGTATCATCTGGACTGAGAAAAATTTCTTATGAACTAGGAGTTCCACTCACAAGTCACGGCCCCTACTACATCAATCTCAATGCCAGAGAACAAGATAAAATTGACTCTTCTGTTGAAAGAATCATACAAACAGCAAAAATTTCAGATTTATGTGGAGCAGAGTCAATGACTTTTCATGCTGCTTTTTACATGAAAGATTCCCCATTTGATGTTTTTGATTTGGTTGAAAAAAGTTTAAATGTCATTGAAGAGCGACTAAGTCGACTTGATATTGAAATCGAATTGCGCCCTGAGCTCACTGGTAAAACATCTCAATTTGGTTCACTAGAAGAGCTTATTAGCTTAACTAAAAGTGTTCCTTCTTGCTCTCCTTGTATGGATTTCTCGCATCTCTATGCAAGAACAGGAAAGTATAACTCGAAAAGTGAGTTTATTGAAATACTCGACTTTTTAGAAAGTGAAATAGGTAGAGATTCGATTGATAATATGCACATTCATATCTCTGGAATTTCATCAAACTCTAAGGGAGACTTAAAGCATCTTAATCTTGGAAGCTCTGACTTTAACTGGAAGGAGCTTATGGAAGCTCTTAAGGAAAAGAATGCGGCCGGTTATGTGGTCTGTAATAGTCCAAATTTAGAAAAAGACGCAAAGATGCTTAAAGACTACTATCTCTCGCTCTAA
- a CDS encoding phosphotransferase → MKLEQSERLFVETLITENMQNIQIDDIQKLTGDASTRRYYRVYTKAENFVACLDSPIEEDIDPNFVVLQKVLKENNVRVPNIFFRDNKKGFILEEDLGDETFLSRLAKIKTLSEELELYKKAIDLLVDIHSIETNNYEKDSFVRLRFDEEKLMSEVRLSNEYFLRKYLNITDEILVKEIEDIFKNICKKIQEKQVVLTHRDYHSRNIMMSQNQFVVIDFQDARMGIPQYDLVSLLDDSYYRIDPTNKSELREYYWKLREKKLSSFKSAQEFEQFYNYMMLQRTYKAIGSFCYIFEKRNDARYLKYISCAFENIKSVLFKLDEFSDLKTPLFKLYYES, encoded by the coding sequence ATGAAACTAGAGCAATCTGAAAGATTATTTGTTGAAACTTTAATTACTGAGAATATGCAAAATATTCAAATTGATGATATTCAGAAATTAACAGGAGATGCTTCGACAAGGCGTTACTATAGAGTTTATACAAAAGCGGAAAATTTTGTAGCATGTTTAGACTCACCTATAGAAGAAGATATAGATCCTAACTTTGTTGTTTTACAGAAAGTACTTAAAGAAAATAATGTAAGAGTTCCAAATATTTTTTTTCGAGATAACAAAAAGGGTTTCATCTTAGAAGAAGATTTAGGCGATGAAACTTTTTTGTCTAGACTTGCAAAAATAAAAACATTATCTGAAGAATTAGAACTTTATAAAAAGGCAATTGATTTATTGGTTGATATCCATAGTATTGAGACTAATAACTATGAAAAAGATTCATTTGTAAGACTTAGATTTGATGAAGAAAAACTAATGAGTGAAGTTCGGTTATCAAATGAGTATTTTTTAAGAAAATATTTAAATATTACAGATGAAATTCTCGTCAAAGAAATCGAAGATATATTTAAAAACATTTGTAAAAAAATACAAGAAAAACAGGTAGTCTTAACTCATAGGGATTACCATTCCAGAAATATTATGATGTCACAGAATCAATTCGTCGTGATAGATTTTCAAGACGCAAGAATGGGAATACCTCAATATGATTTAGTCTCTCTTTTAGATGATTCATACTACAGAATTGATCCCACCAACAAATCAGAATTGAGAGAATATTATTGGAAATTAAGAGAAAAGAAATTGTCTTCGTTTAAAAGTGCTCAAGAATTTGAGCAATTTTATAATTACATGATGCTTCAAAGAACTTATAAAGCAATCGGTAGTTTTTGCTATATATTCGAAAAAAGAAATGATGCTCGCTATTTGAAATATATAAGTTGTGCTTTTGAAAACATTAAATCTGTTCTTTTCAAATTGGATGAATTTTCAGATTTGAAAACACCTCTTTTTAAGTTGTATTATGAAAGCTGA
- a CDS encoding sigma-54-dependent Fis family transcriptional regulator → MHKVLVVDDDTVLQESVKNALEYHYFKVDVANNGKEAINAVTNAKYDLVVMDVNMPEMNGIEALTHIKQYDPSIIVLILTAYSNVSDAVKAVKEGAYNYLEKPISSENLVALIKRALKARSLVETSFFSAPSLSLGSENSDKFVGESDEMKKVFNIISKLAQVNTPVLIRGESGTGKELVAKAIHYNGPRKDEKFITVNLAAIQDELIESELFGHEKGAFTGATDRKIGKFQYADGGTLFLDEIGDISPSMQVKLLRVLQEKRFTPVGSNRDIEIDVRIIAASHKPFEEMIKNGSFREDLFYRLNVLPVYLPPLRQRKSDIPHLVDYYIRYFNNVHGLNIQGPTPEAMVVLKDYNWPGNIRELRNVIEHGFIIESSDYIRINSLPETLRKSKDGPEEERNDVIDFQGIMNSVLDEGENSKNIPDADDSFVFNFGEVSKDNEIKLDFQMAKDKFENEFIIQALKLNHGKINQTALKANIPKKTLLRKIEKYCINPKDYY, encoded by the coding sequence ATGCACAAAGTATTAGTAGTTGATGATGACACAGTTTTGCAAGAGTCTGTTAAAAACGCATTAGAATACCATTATTTTAAAGTTGATGTTGCAAACAATGGAAAAGAGGCCATAAATGCTGTTACAAACGCTAAATATGACCTTGTTGTAATGGATGTTAACATGCCTGAAATGAATGGTATTGAGGCCCTTACACATATTAAACAATACGATCCTTCTATCATCGTTCTTATACTAACTGCTTATTCAAATGTTAGTGACGCCGTTAAGGCCGTAAAAGAAGGAGCTTACAATTATCTTGAAAAGCCAATTTCTTCTGAAAATTTAGTAGCGCTTATTAAAAGGGCCCTGAAGGCCAGAAGTCTAGTCGAAACTTCCTTTTTCTCTGCTCCCTCACTCTCACTTGGATCAGAAAACTCTGATAAATTTGTAGGCGAGTCAGATGAAATGAAAAAAGTATTTAACATCATTTCAAAGCTGGCACAAGTAAACACTCCTGTTTTGATTCGAGGAGAATCCGGAACTGGTAAAGAACTTGTTGCAAAAGCAATTCATTACAATGGGCCAAGAAAAGATGAAAAATTTATAACTGTTAACCTTGCGGCCATTCAGGATGAACTTATCGAATCAGAACTCTTTGGCCATGAAAAAGGTGCTTTTACTGGAGCAACAGACCGTAAGATCGGTAAATTTCAATATGCTGATGGAGGAACATTATTTCTAGATGAAATTGGTGATATTTCTCCATCAATGCAAGTAAAACTCCTTAGGGTATTGCAGGAAAAACGATTTACTCCTGTTGGTTCTAATAGAGATATTGAAATAGACGTAAGAATTATCGCTGCTTCTCATAAACCTTTTGAAGAAATGATTAAAAATGGATCATTTAGAGAAGATCTTTTCTATAGATTGAATGTCTTGCCAGTCTATTTGCCACCATTAAGACAAAGAAAATCAGATATTCCTCATCTCGTTGACTACTATATTCGATATTTTAATAATGTTCACGGACTTAATATCCAAGGTCCAACACCTGAAGCAATGGTGGTATTGAAAGATTATAATTGGCCAGGTAATATTCGTGAACTAAGAAATGTAATAGAACATGGATTTATTATTGAATCATCTGACTACATAAGAATAAATTCACTTCCTGAAACTTTGAGAAAATCAAAAGATGGGCCAGAAGAAGAGCGAAATGATGTCATTGATTTTCAAGGAATAATGAACTCAGTTTTAGATGAGGGCGAAAATTCTAAAAATATTCCTGACGCTGACGATTCGTTTGTGTTCAATTTTGGAGAAGTGAGTAAAGATAATGAAATAAAATTAGATTTTCAAATGGCAAAAGACAAATTTGAAAATGAATTTATCATACAAGCACTTAAACTAAATCATGGGAAAATAAATCAAACTGCATTAAAAGCAAATATTCCCAAAAAAACTTTGCTAAGAAAAATTGAAAAATATTGTATTAATCCAAAAGACTATTATTAG
- a CDS encoding CHASE2 domain-containing protein, whose translation MLKNISRLATMTYLYPIVFTLFFLILLMQYNFSTMESFLYDLRAKLDFNVKYSNNIVVVTLDEESDEFLGESLPYTFATYNRLLDRILPEKPLIISFLSSYQNISEKNLFHYEKFIEKLKQFQENGGNIKIGVEKYRTFNYFLPKKIEDFGISEFQLSEDNFVFSKDDVVRRVAINFSGEDSLHLEIANTWRKLNGLVSLDSSSINGSYYSKEDDSIKTIFRYMTDPIERKGNIINIPFHRVIVGNYPPGTFENKVILIGSKYLSNIRDYVLTPFNSEDYITPRIFVDALQIDSLIQGKTISKLPRHLSMILCIALAFLLSFVISQANPIKGLIITVSTFFGLLGVSHLLFSVFGLWLYSVHIMLTIFVIYYIWVPYRAIAEYQQRYAIQEETKLLKKVEGLKQNFISLMSHDLKTPVAKIAGIVDILKREHNVDDKLKKYHEMLADSTQELNRFITSILDLTKIESNNLKLQIISRDVNSIIETVVEDLKYEINEKQMNVSLELGPLYPINIDVILIKRVISNIVENSLKYAGIGKNISIKTWDDEQWTYIEISDNGVGIKNEDLEHIFERFYRVKNDANYEIKGSGLGLYLVRYFIRLHGGDIAVKSEIEKGTSFLINLKNT comes from the coding sequence ATGTTAAAAAATATCTCACGTTTAGCAACGATGACATATTTATATCCAATTGTTTTTACCTTATTTTTTTTAATTCTATTGATGCAGTACAATTTTTCAACTATGGAGAGTTTTCTCTATGATCTTAGAGCTAAATTAGATTTTAACGTAAAATATTCTAACAATATTGTTGTTGTAACTTTAGATGAAGAAAGTGATGAATTTTTGGGAGAATCACTCCCTTATACATTTGCGACATATAATAGACTTTTAGATAGAATCTTGCCTGAAAAACCCCTCATAATCAGCTTTTTAAGCTCTTATCAAAACATTAGCGAAAAGAATCTCTTCCATTATGAAAAATTTATCGAGAAGTTAAAACAGTTCCAAGAAAATGGGGGAAATATTAAAATTGGAGTAGAAAAATATAGAACATTTAATTATTTTCTACCTAAAAAAATTGAAGATTTTGGAATAAGTGAATTTCAATTAAGTGAAGACAACTTTGTATTCTCTAAAGATGATGTTGTAAGAAGAGTTGCAATTAATTTTTCAGGTGAAGACTCATTACATTTAGAAATTGCAAATACTTGGAGAAAATTAAATGGTTTAGTATCTCTAGATTCGTCTTCAATAAACGGTAGCTATTATTCTAAAGAAGATGATTCGATTAAAACAATTTTTAGATATATGACAGATCCAATTGAACGCAAAGGTAATATAATAAATATCCCTTTTCATAGAGTGATTGTCGGAAATTATCCACCGGGTACATTTGAAAATAAAGTGATACTAATTGGTTCAAAATATTTATCTAATATAAGAGATTACGTGCTTACACCTTTTAATAGTGAAGACTATATTACACCAAGAATTTTTGTAGACGCACTCCAAATTGATTCCCTCATACAAGGGAAAACGATTTCAAAACTACCCAGACACTTATCAATGATACTGTGTATTGCTTTGGCATTTTTACTCTCTTTTGTCATTTCACAAGCAAACCCGATCAAGGGACTCATTATTACTGTAAGCACTTTTTTTGGCCTTCTTGGCGTCTCGCATTTACTTTTTTCAGTCTTTGGACTTTGGCTTTATTCTGTACATATTATGCTTACAATTTTTGTCATCTATTATATTTGGGTTCCCTATAGAGCAATCGCTGAATATCAGCAACGATATGCTATTCAAGAAGAAACAAAACTCCTTAAAAAAGTTGAAGGTTTGAAACAAAATTTTATTTCACTAATGTCACACGATTTAAAAACGCCAGTTGCAAAAATAGCAGGCATTGTAGATATTTTAAAAAGAGAACACAATGTTGATGATAAGCTTAAAAAATATCATGAAATGCTGGCCGACTCTACACAGGAACTCAATAGGTTCATTACATCAATTCTTGATCTTACTAAAATTGAGTCTAATAATCTCAAATTACAAATTATTTCAAGAGATGTAAATTCAATTATTGAGACTGTTGTCGAAGACTTAAAATATGAAATTAATGAAAAGCAAATGAACGTTTCTTTAGAACTTGGACCTTTGTACCCCATTAATATTGATGTCATACTCATAAAAAGAGTTATATCTAATATTGTTGAAAACTCATTAAAATATGCAGGTATTGGAAAAAATATCTCTATCAAAACTTGGGATGATGAGCAATGGACCTATATTGAAATTTCAGACAATGGTGTTGGAATTAAAAATGAAGACTTAGAACACATTTTTGAACGATTTTACAGAGTGAAAAATGATGCAAATTATGAAATAAAAGGCTCAGGTCTTGGTTTATATCTTGTAAGATATTTTATAAGATTGCACGGTGGAGATATCGCTGTTAAATCAGAAATTGAAAAAGGAACTAGTTTTTTAATAAACTTGAAAAACACTTAG
- the folK gene encoding 2-amino-4-hydroxy-6-hydroxymethyldihydropteridine diphosphokinase: MTTLVFATGSNLGDSVSYLKFAKTSLSKYFTFDYESQIYLSQAVDYLNQPDFYNQVLQFSDFNSYDPYKILKIIQSIEDENSRERIIDKGPRTLDIDFLFMEDKIINTENLQIPHPEFLKRSFVVRPLMELPFYEKIKGKYDFPSHFKIEASPIQ, translated from the coding sequence ATGACGACTTTAGTATTCGCAACAGGTTCAAATCTTGGCGACTCGGTATCTTACTTGAAGTTTGCTAAAACATCTCTTTCAAAATATTTTACTTTTGATTATGAAAGTCAGATTTATCTTTCTCAGGCCGTGGATTATTTAAACCAACCAGACTTCTACAATCAAGTATTACAATTTTCAGATTTTAATTCCTATGATCCTTATAAGATTTTAAAAATCATTCAATCTATAGAAGATGAAAATAGTCGAGAGCGTATTATCGACAAAGGACCTCGAACATTAGACATTGACTTTCTTTTCATGGAAGACAAAATTATTAACACCGAAAATCTTCAAATTCCCCATCCTGAGTTTTTAAAAAGATCTTTCGTTGTTAGACCACTTATGGAATTGCCTTTTTATGAAAAAATTAAGGGGAAATACGACTTCCCAAGTCATTTCAAAATTGAAGCTTCTCCAATTCAATAA
- a CDS encoding LysM peptidoglycan-binding domain-containing protein, giving the protein MKLKKLLPLLLIFVFVTACSNNETKKAGGDNTASEEADFVVDSEGEQDLEFEESEDGEEDMAMNEEKSDEGEADKGGEEMAQAKDQSEAMQDEGYSEAPVAIDGGSVSSYTVKRGDTLMLIAFKNTCDYDKWKEIKQMNGLSGSSISPGQTLKIPTATCNFNPEGLPYLIMRGDTLGSISQDKYGTKNKWRSIFNNNKPMIKNPNLIFAGFTLYYLQDTRDIASE; this is encoded by the coding sequence ATGAAATTGAAGAAACTTTTGCCATTATTATTAATTTTTGTTTTTGTCACTGCGTGTTCAAATAATGAAACTAAAAAAGCTGGCGGAGATAACACGGCCTCAGAAGAGGCAGATTTTGTGGTTGATTCAGAAGGCGAACAGGATCTAGAGTTTGAGGAAAGTGAAGATGGCGAAGAAGATATGGCCATGAATGAAGAAAAAAGTGACGAAGGCGAAGCAGATAAAGGTGGTGAAGAGATGGCCCAAGCTAAAGACCAAAGCGAGGCCATGCAAGATGAAGGATACAGCGAAGCACCTGTTGCTATAGATGGTGGTTCTGTTTCATCCTACACTGTTAAAAGAGGCGATACTTTAATGCTAATTGCATTTAAAAATACTTGTGACTATGACAAGTGGAAAGAAATTAAACAAATGAATGGCCTATCGGGATCTAGCATTAGTCCAGGGCAGACATTAAAAATACCAACTGCTACATGTAATTTTAACCCTGAAGGATTACCTTACTTAATCATGAGAGGAGATACTTTAGGTAGTATATCTCAAGATAAATATGGAACAAAAAATAAATGGAGAAGTATCTTTAATAATAATAAACCAATGATTAAAAATCCAAATTTAATATTTGCTGGTTTTACACTATATTATTTACAAGACACTAGAGATATAGCTTCAGAATAA